In Methylococcus geothermalis, one genomic interval encodes:
- a CDS encoding YhdP family protein produces MKRILRVSARAVRYGALAALLGLAAGSAAFRLWLIPGVDEFKGQLERRIGQLGGENIRIGHISATMWTGTLELVLREVSVLDDAGAEALRFAEIRLGIAGMASLMARDLRVAWLELRGTPLSLRRLADGSFGIVGLHAIETIPDWLRTLGSFRISDCRIDWQDIQRGGARLELGDVDLLLVSRGDSHRLSASLDPPAALAGTVRAGFDLRGDLFEFDTLSGRIYADAQELALTALDDELPASFRLGSGLADLRVWGELSAGRIESLAARFGGRNLRLEHRPSEEGNVPGLALAAVAGDVFWRRTPEGWRLSAQRLKAVSAGHEWPLSRIALAVNRGPGAAVKSAFVVADTLALDDFKPLWPMLGLPVPAPSGVLDEPRLGYENEGRPRFGLCTRFAGVVLPAREGVPGVAGLDGRICGSDERGAAVIGMQDGALDLAGMLPEPLLVKRAGMHLDWQRNGEGWAVRASRARVETDDWSLSASFGLGRDAGQGQGLRLDLQAEAGAAEAHRLKRYFPARAFPQLGRWLEQSLEQGRLDGARIRFEGPVAAFPFRKGEGVFEAVAGFSGVRLRYDPAWPVLRDAGGTVRFAGAGMEIDATGARLGGGEILGARARIADLAKDAVIGIEGRVSATLPQCLEFFRTTPLKPVADKLDASLAVSGDAMLDLALKVPLESKGPPFRLNGTARLSRTHIELAGLAEPVEDAKGELAFTEDGLVSGRLQGSWLRQALSATARRNGDILDVAVSGQLPVAALKSRFPSPSWRYLAGVVPLNLTMKLPMDADKGGDEVPLSLSSDLAGTRVALPAPLGKAQGERRMFRLDTRLGGAGKRVDLSFGADVTARFDLTGDDFRLKGVQLAIGTALPKIADASGLRILVRSPSLDLAPWADVFAAAEGGGRDGIGMDIKALDVQVGQLLWDGKAKGPAAVQAVSRAGGFRGVIDSDYVKGGFDADMVGGRLSHVKADLDFVKLSRLDEKAVASTDSWLDTLHPGSIPSLSLVGRHVLWHGFDVGRLQAEVDSQARGITLRSASLRSDNHELVVEQGEWTRHGGTDRTRISGKLKVNNSGMLAAVLGYPEVVRDTPADVDYKLNWAETPFGVSSANLAGTVDLKLGKGALLKVDVGIGRFLGLFSVGALWRRLSLDFSDLFGAGMAYDGIAGKLDIADGRAETKGFVIDGVAAKIVINGGVKLATREVDQVVTVIPNTSIALPVAGVLMGGPLGPAVGAAVGAGVFVADKMMNGQVERLTQTRYLVKGSLDNPVITKVTGDTPQD; encoded by the coding sequence TTGAAAAGAATCCTTCGCGTTTCCGCCCGCGCGGTCCGTTACGGAGCGCTCGCCGCGCTGCTCGGGCTCGCCGCCGGGTCCGCGGCGTTCCGGCTGTGGCTGATACCCGGGGTCGACGAGTTCAAGGGGCAGTTGGAACGGCGGATAGGCCAGCTCGGTGGCGAAAACATCCGGATCGGCCATATTTCGGCCACGATGTGGACCGGGACGCTGGAACTGGTGTTGCGAGAGGTCTCCGTCCTCGACGACGCGGGCGCCGAAGCCCTCCGTTTCGCCGAGATACGGCTCGGCATAGCGGGCATGGCCTCGCTGATGGCGCGCGACCTGCGCGTGGCCTGGCTGGAACTTCGCGGCACCCCGCTTTCCCTGCGCCGCCTTGCCGATGGCAGCTTCGGCATCGTCGGCCTGCATGCGATCGAGACGATTCCGGACTGGCTTCGCACCCTGGGTTCTTTCCGGATCAGCGATTGCCGGATCGACTGGCAGGATATCCAGCGGGGCGGCGCCAGGCTCGAACTGGGCGATGTCGATCTGCTGCTGGTCAGCCGCGGCGACAGCCACCGGCTGAGCGCGAGCCTGGACCCGCCGGCGGCGCTGGCGGGGACCGTGCGCGCCGGTTTCGATCTGCGCGGGGATTTGTTCGAATTCGACACGCTTTCCGGCCGCATCTATGCCGACGCCCAGGAACTCGCCCTGACTGCCTTGGACGATGAATTGCCGGCGAGTTTCCGGCTGGGGTCCGGACTGGCCGACCTCCGGGTGTGGGGAGAGCTTTCCGCAGGCCGCATCGAATCGCTCGCCGCGCGATTCGGCGGCCGCAATCTTCGGTTGGAACATCGGCCGAGCGAGGAAGGAAACGTTCCGGGACTCGCGCTGGCCGCTGTTGCGGGCGATGTTTTCTGGCGCCGCACGCCGGAGGGCTGGCGGTTGAGCGCGCAACGGCTGAAAGCGGTGTCCGCCGGGCACGAATGGCCGTTGTCCCGGATCGCCTTGGCCGTGAACCGTGGGCCAGGCGCCGCCGTCAAGTCGGCTTTTGTCGTTGCCGACACGCTGGCGCTGGACGATTTCAAGCCGCTGTGGCCCATGCTGGGGTTGCCCGTTCCCGCGCCCTCGGGTGTGCTCGACGAACCCCGTTTGGGATACGAGAACGAAGGACGCCCGCGATTCGGGCTGTGCACGCGGTTCGCCGGGGTGGTTCTGCCAGCCCGCGAGGGCGTGCCCGGCGTCGCCGGGCTCGATGGCCGCATCTGCGGCAGCGACGAACGGGGCGCGGCCGTGATCGGGATGCAGGATGGCGCGCTGGATCTGGCCGGGATGCTGCCCGAGCCTCTCCTGGTGAAGCGGGCGGGCATGCATCTGGACTGGCAGCGTAACGGCGAAGGCTGGGCCGTGCGCGCCAGCCGGGCACGGGTGGAAACCGACGATTGGTCGCTCTCGGCGTCGTTTGGGCTTGGCCGGGACGCAGGGCAAGGCCAGGGGCTCAGGCTCGATTTGCAGGCGGAGGCGGGTGCGGCCGAAGCGCATCGGCTCAAGCGCTATTTTCCGGCCAGGGCATTTCCGCAGTTGGGCCGCTGGCTCGAGCAGAGTCTGGAACAGGGCCGGCTGGACGGGGCGCGCATCCGTTTCGAGGGGCCGGTCGCGGCATTTCCGTTTCGCAAGGGCGAGGGCGTGTTCGAGGCCGTCGCCGGGTTCTCCGGCGTACGGCTGCGCTACGATCCGGCGTGGCCGGTGCTGCGCGATGCCGGCGGGACGGTTCGCTTCGCGGGAGCGGGGATGGAGATCGACGCGACCGGAGCGCGCCTCGGCGGCGGCGAGATACTCGGCGCCAGAGCCAGGATCGCCGATTTGGCGAAGGACGCCGTCATCGGCATCGAGGGCCGGGTATCGGCCACCCTGCCGCAATGCCTGGAATTTTTCCGCACGACGCCGCTCAAGCCGGTTGCGGACAAGCTGGATGCGTCGCTGGCGGTAAGCGGGGATGCGATGCTCGACCTCGCATTGAAGGTTCCGCTGGAAAGCAAGGGACCGCCGTTCAGGCTGAATGGTACGGCGCGGCTGAGCCGGACTCATATCGAGCTGGCTGGCCTCGCCGAGCCGGTCGAGGATGCCAAAGGCGAGCTGGCGTTCACCGAGGACGGGCTGGTTTCCGGGCGGCTCCAGGGAAGCTGGCTGCGCCAGGCCCTGTCCGCCACGGCCAGGCGCAACGGTGACATCCTCGATGTCGCCGTGAGTGGCCAGCTTCCGGTGGCGGCACTCAAGAGCCGGTTTCCGAGCCCGTCCTGGCGGTATCTGGCAGGGGTCGTCCCCCTGAACTTGACCATGAAGCTGCCAATGGATGCGGACAAGGGTGGTGACGAGGTGCCGCTGAGTCTGAGTTCGGACCTCGCCGGCACTCGTGTGGCTTTGCCGGCACCCTTGGGCAAGGCCCAGGGCGAACGGCGGATGTTTCGCCTCGATACCCGCCTGGGCGGCGCGGGCAAGCGCGTCGACCTGAGCTTTGGGGCGGACGTCACGGCGCGGTTCGATCTGACGGGGGATGATTTCCGCCTGAAAGGCGTTCAGCTCGCGATTGGCACCGCGCTGCCGAAGATCGCCGATGCTTCCGGTTTGCGCATCCTGGTCCGGTCGCCGAGCCTGGATCTGGCGCCCTGGGCCGATGTCTTCGCAGCCGCCGAAGGCGGCGGGCGCGACGGCATCGGAATGGATATCAAGGCGCTGGACGTGCAGGTCGGGCAGCTGCTGTGGGACGGCAAGGCGAAAGGCCCGGCCGCCGTGCAGGCGGTCTCGCGCGCGGGCGGCTTCCGGGGCGTGATCGATTCGGACTACGTCAAGGGCGGATTCGACGCGGACATGGTCGGCGGGCGATTATCCCACGTCAAGGCCGACCTCGATTTCGTCAAACTGTCCCGGCTGGACGAAAAAGCGGTCGCTTCGACCGATTCCTGGCTGGACACCCTGCATCCGGGCAGCATACCGTCGCTGAGCCTGGTCGGCCGCCATGTGCTCTGGCACGGGTTCGACGTTGGCCGGCTGCAGGCCGAGGTGGACAGCCAGGCGCGCGGCATTACCCTGCGTTCGGCCAGCTTGCGTTCCGACAATCACGAGCTCGTCGTCGAGCAGGGCGAATGGACGCGCCACGGCGGCACCGACAGGACCCGCATCAGCGGCAAGCTCAAGGTGAACAATTCGGGCATGCTGGCGGCGGTGCTGGGCTATCCGGAAGTCGTCCGGGATACGCCCGCGGACGTGGACTACAAGCTCAACTGGGCGGAGACGCCGTTCGGGGTCTCGTCGGCCAATCTCGCCGGCACGGTCGACTTGAAATTGGGGAAGGGCGCGCTGCTGAAGGTGGACGTGGGGATAGGCCGGTTTCTCGGCTTGTTCAGCGTCGGTGCGCTTTGGCGGCGCCTGAGCCTGGATTTCTCCGACCTGTTCGGCGCCGGCATGGCCTACGACGGGATCGCCGGCAAGCTGGACATCGCCGACGGGCGGGCCGAG